In the Glycine max cultivar Williams 82 chromosome 19, Glycine_max_v4.0, whole genome shotgun sequence genome, GAAGAGGATTATCTTATGAGAATCTTTGTTCTTTTTGTTGGTCAAGAGGTAGAGAACATTGAGCACGTTTTGAGGCTTTGTGTGGCAGCTAAGGAGGTTTGGAATGCCATACTCCCAGATGTTGTTTGAGCAAATTTTGGTTCTTGGCTGATCTCCAATTTAATTTCCAAGTTGCGGTGTAATGGACATAGCtaatcttaatttgttttttggtGTGGCTATTGAATATATTTGGAAAAATAGAAACTGCAGGATTTTCGAAAATAGAGTGGCAGGGGTGGTGGAGACTCTTTGAGCATTGTGCAGAATAGGAGGCTTCAATTGTCTCCTTCGATGGTTCCTTGTGAGTTCCCAAATCCTATAAAATCCGATGATAATAACCATGCAAAATGGAGATAAGTAAATCCGTCCTTGTTCCGGCCAGTTGCCATCCCTGGCCCCAACccctttcatttttaaattttttttgtctcccAAAACGCGGTCGTTCTATTGTTCTTCCTCTACAACGGTGTTTATAGTTTAACCCAAATTACCGAATTCTGATCGGATCATCTCTAAACCCTAGATGGACCTTCTGAAGCAAGAGCTTCTCAAGAAGCGCCAATCCCTGGCGCAAGACACCGGCGGCAAGAAATTCTTCAAGCGCTCCGAGATCCAGCAGAAGGAAATCCAAAAACTCCGCCAGCAAGAGAAGCGCGAATTGGAAGCCAAGTCACTAAAGCGCCTCGCAACATCCTCCGACACCGCCGCCACCGCCCCGTCCTCTTCATCCACCGCCTCCTCCTCGGCCTCGTCCACTATCGCCTCCGCCTCCGCCTCCCTCACCGACGAGCAAAACATCGACAACCTCGTGCTCCCGAAACCCGAGGTCATCCGCCGCCTCCGCTTCCTGAAGCAGCCGGTCACGCTCTTCGGAGAAGACGATGACGCCAGGCTGGACCGCCTCAAGTACGTCCTCAAGGCCGGCGTCTTCGAGGTCGACAGCGACATGACGGAGGGGCAGACCAACGATTTCCTGCGAGATATTGCGGAGCTGAGGAAGCGCCAGAAGACCGGGATCCTCGGCGAGAGGAAGCGCCAGAAGGCCGACGACGGTGCCGCTCAGGACCGTGAGGGTGGAGCCGGAGATGATGACTTGAGCGACTGCGGCAGCTCCGAAGGTGCCGAAGCGGACAAGGACTTGAAGCGGATGAAGGCGAATTTCGAGGAGCTTTGCGATGAGGATAAGATTCTGGTGTTTTTCAAGAAGCTGTTGAATGAGTGGAAGCAGGAGTTGCGCGAGATGCCTGAGGCGGAGAAGCGCACGGCCAAGGGGAAGTCCATGGTTGCCACGTTTAAGCAGTGTGCGCGTTACTTGAATCCGCTGTTTAAGTTTTGCAGGAAGAAGgtgagttttcttttttttacctcttgGTTTATGTTATCTTTGAATTTTGTTTGGCATTGCGGATTAGTTGTGTGTTGGAGATCGCACGTCAACTAGATATGACCAAATTAAAGTACATAAGTGGGGGCAATGTAGGATTGAGGTAGACTCAAACCCAAATTTTAAGATCATATTAGAATTTATCTTAGATAGTGTTAGtaatttgttttagtttaaTAGAATATTCTGAAGTGTAAAGCAATTTTGAATCAAGAGAGATGGAGAAGTAAGCTGTTGTCATTGTATTGTGTCTTCGGAGAACTGTATGCATGACATCTAGGTGTTGGCTAGAGTCTGTTGTGATAGTATCTTCTATTATGATTTTTGGAATGGTTGGAGTGTAAGTAAGACCATTCTGAGGTCATATGTATGAATCTGCACCATCGTTGTCAATTGTGCGCCATAGTGGAGAGTAGCAGAGCGGGTCATCCCTAGACTACTTATAGGATTCAAATAGTGGAGCGTGGCCAAAATAGCTGCTTTTCACGGGCTATAGCTTTGCTATCATGTTATGGGcttcaaaaacacatttttactCCTGAAATGCTGAAAGAAGGTTGTTTAGTTTGGATAGAATTGTGAATTCTCCCCCATTTTCCCACACATTTTTGCTTCAGAAACATAATAGGATTTGAAATCCTTCTTCCTTGACCATTCCACTTAAAGTTACCTCTGTTCCTCCACATTTTACAcgatttatttttcctgtttTTTTCCTTTAGACTTCATAGTTCtcatttgcttctttttttttttttttatctaattcatTATGCTCTTTTTCTATTAATGTCACCATCATCTTTAATTTCTTGACTTCATTACAATGTTCTTATTGCTTCTAGATTGATGGTGAATGTGTGTAATCTATGACTTATTATTTATCagttttttagggaaaataattattattttcctcccaaaaatctttttcaagaagctccaaagaaaaatcatatttgCCCCCAAAATAAGCTGATCCAAACACATGCCAAAATGGAGACTAAGTGGCGTGATTGATTGATATAGCCAACTTTTCTAGTTGGATTAggatttttgttattgttgaaaacttgaaactgGGAGTCTAGGACAGGTAAGGTATGCATATTTTTGTTGGTGTAAAAATTGTTGTGTAGGTGTAGTCCTTGATGTTGATGAACAGAATTTAATGACCAGAAATGACAATAAAACTGCATTAATGGTTGATTATCCCACACCTCCCTCTAATCTAGCAATCGTGTTGAGAAACTTCAATGGTAATAGTTTAGCCAAACTATTTAGCTTGATCATATTATGGTTAGtttctacttttaaaaaatatgatattatgcTTAGTCTTGATCATTCTATAGGATCATGCACAATCAGAgcctaaaaatgatattttgtcGGGGAAGTAATAGTATAGTAAATCCCTTTAGAAGGCTATATTCCTTGTTTTAGTGCATACTACTGTTTCAAAGTAATGGATTTTGTTTGAGTAGCAagcttaaaattttattgttgataAGATATGTGTCAGTGTTGCATGTTTTCTGAAGCATTAAACTAATGGAATGTATGCGGTTACAGGTTCTTCCGGATGACATTCGCCAGGCGCTATTGCTGATGGTTGAATGCTGTATGAAGAGAGATTATCTAGCTGCAATGGACCATTATATCAAGCTGGCCATTGGGAATGCACCCTGGCCTATTGGTGTCACTATGGTTGGTATTCACGAAAGATCTGCCCGTGAAAAGATCTACACCAACAGTGTTGCTCACATCATGAATGATGAGACCACTCGCAAGTACTTGCAATCTGTGAAGAGATTAATGACATTTTGCCAACGCCGTTATCCGACATTGCCTTCTAAAGCTGTTGAGTTC is a window encoding:
- the LOC100785799 gene encoding pre-mRNA-splicing factor 18 — protein: MDLLKQELLKKRQSLAQDTGGKKFFKRSEIQQKEIQKLRQQEKRELEAKSLKRLATSSDTAATAPSSSSTASSSASSTIASASASLTDEQNIDNLVLPKPEVIRRLRFLKQPVTLFGEDDDARLDRLKYVLKAGVFEVDSDMTEGQTNDFLRDIAELRKRQKTGILGERKRQKADDGAAQDREGGAGDDDLSDCGSSEGAEADKDLKRMKANFEELCDEDKILVFFKKLLNEWKQELREMPEAEKRTAKGKSMVATFKQCARYLNPLFKFCRKKVLPDDIRQALLLMVECCMKRDYLAAMDHYIKLAIGNAPWPIGVTMVGIHERSAREKIYTNSVAHIMNDETTRKYLQSVKRLMTFCQRRYPTLPSKAVEFNSLANGSDLHSLLAEERFSGGNQASEERLRIMPAPRDI